One part of the Littorina saxatilis isolate snail1 unplaced genomic scaffold, US_GU_Lsax_2.0 SUPER_16_unloc_1, whole genome shotgun sequence genome encodes these proteins:
- the LOC138954185 gene encoding clumping factor A-like — translation MDTDTSLNMNTDTSLNMDTDTSLNMDTDTSLNMDTDTSLNMNTDTSLNMDTDTSLNMDTDTSLNMDTDTSLNMNTDTSLNMDTDTSLNMDTDTSLNMDTDTSLNMDTDTSLNMDTDTSLNMDTDTSLNMDTDTSLNMNTDTSLNMDTDTSLNMDTDTSLNMNTDTSLNMNTDTSLNMDTDTSLNMDTDTSLNMDTDTSLNMNTDTSLNMDTDTSLNMDTDTSLNMNTDTSLNMDTDTSLNMDTDTSLNMDTDTSLNMDTD, via the coding sequence ATGGACACTGACACATCTCTCAACATGAACACTGACACATCTCTCAACATGGACACTGACACATCTCTCAACATGGACACTGACACATCTCTCAACATGGACACTGACACATCTCTCAACATGAACACTGACACATCTCTCAACATGGACACTGACACATCTCTCAACATGGACACTGACACATCTCTCAACATGGACACTGACACATCTCTCAACATGAACACTGACACATCTCTCAACATGGACACTGACACATCTCTCAACATGGACACTGACACATCTCTCAACATGGACACTGACACATCTCTCAACATGGACACTGACACATCTCTCAACATGGACACTGACACATCTCTCAACATGGACACTGACACATCTCTCAACATGGACACTGACACATCTCTCAACATGAACACTGACACATCTCTCAACATGGACACTGACACATCTCTCAACATGGACACTGACACATCTCTCAACATGAACACTGACACATCTCTCAACATGAACACTGACACATCTCTCAACATGGACACTGACACATCTCTCAACATGGACACTGACACATCTCTCAACATGGACACTGACACATCTCTCAACATGAACACTGACACATCTCTCAACATGGACACTGACACATCTCTCAACATGGACACTGACACATCTCTCAACATGAACACTGACACATCTCTCAACATGGACACTGACACATCTCTCAACATGGACACTGACACATCTCTTAACATGGACACTGACACATCTCTTAACATGGACACTGACTGA